A genome region from Flavobacterium sp. CFS9 includes the following:
- the tpx gene encoding thiol peroxidase — MASITLGGNPIHTSGELPTVGSQLADFKLVQNDLSVVSLSNFAGKKLVLNIFPSIDTGTCATSVRKFNESASSLENTTVLCISRDLPFAQKRFCGAEGLENVVNLSDFQTGDFGKTNGLEIVDGPLTGLHSRVIIVVDADGKVTHTEQVAEIANEPNYEAALAAL; from the coding sequence ATGGCTTCAATAACATTGGGAGGAAATCCTATTCATACTTCAGGCGAATTACCAACAGTTGGATCACAACTAGCTGATTTCAAACTAGTACAAAACGATTTATCAGTTGTTTCTTTAAGCAATTTTGCCGGAAAAAAACTGGTTTTAAACATTTTTCCAAGTATCGATACCGGAACTTGTGCGACATCTGTTAGAAAATTCAACGAAAGTGCCAGCAGCTTAGAAAACACAACTGTATTGTGTATTTCTAGAGATTTACCATTTGCGCAAAAACGTTTTTGTGGTGCTGAAGGATTAGAAAATGTAGTTAATTTATCAGATTTCCAGACAGGAGATTTTGGAAAAACAAACGGTTTAGAAATTGTTGACGGTCCTTTGACTGGTTTACACTCAAGAGTAATCATTGTTGTTGATGCTGATGGAAAAGTAACGCACACTGAACAAGTAGCTGAAATTGCAAACGAACCAAATTACGAAGCAGCTTTAGCAGCACTATAA
- a CDS encoding LptF/LptG family permease, whose translation MKILDKYLLKTFLITFTTVFVILFFIFILQTVWLFISELAGKDLDLILVVKFLLFSMPRIIPLVLPLSVLLASIMTFGNLAENYEFAAMKSSGISLQRAMRGLIVFIFVLSIVAFWFANNVIPYAEYKFINFRKNIAQAKPAMAIAEGQFNDVGFYNIKVNKKSGENGNILTGVTIHEKPTNTGENKTVIKAKDGELMSNEKSSILKLVLNDGYYYQDVTPKKYEDRAKLPFIKSAFKKQIINIDLSELNKTDDDKENISNTNGMLNISELRYTLDSLNKNLDNEIISFSENINQRVGITKSAVPSVKTTIKKKNLPNDLLSRYTNKEKADVIRMASSNVTSNVYSIESTQNDLKEKQRDINQHLTALYEKFVIAFACFLMFFIGAPLGAIIRKGGLGLPIVFAVLIFITFHFINTFGKRLSQEGAMNPFLGSWMSSFILSPLAVLLTYRATNDNGLINFDAITTPISQLFQKISERFFPAQNKE comes from the coding sequence TTGAAAATTTTAGACAAATACTTACTAAAAACATTCCTGATTACATTTACTACGGTATTTGTAATCCTTTTTTTTATCTTCATACTTCAAACCGTATGGCTCTTTATTTCTGAACTTGCAGGTAAAGATCTCGATTTGATCCTGGTTGTGAAATTCCTTTTGTTCTCAATGCCCCGAATCATTCCGCTGGTTTTACCCCTATCGGTTTTACTGGCCTCTATTATGACTTTCGGAAATCTGGCTGAGAATTATGAATTCGCAGCGATGAAATCATCGGGGATATCACTTCAGAGAGCAATGCGAGGTTTGATCGTATTTATCTTTGTTTTAAGTATTGTCGCTTTCTGGTTCGCCAATAATGTAATTCCGTATGCAGAATATAAATTCATCAATTTCCGAAAAAATATAGCACAGGCTAAACCTGCCATGGCAATTGCTGAAGGACAGTTTAATGATGTTGGATTTTACAACATTAAAGTCAACAAAAAATCCGGTGAAAACGGAAACATTTTAACCGGTGTTACCATTCACGAAAAACCAACCAATACCGGCGAAAACAAAACCGTTATTAAAGCCAAGGATGGTGAATTGATGAGTAACGAAAAATCCAGTATTTTAAAATTAGTTTTAAATGACGGATATTACTATCAGGATGTTACTCCGAAAAAATATGAGGATCGCGCTAAACTGCCTTTCATAAAAAGTGCCTTCAAAAAACAGATCATCAATATTGATTTATCCGAATTAAACAAAACCGATGACGATAAAGAAAATATAAGCAACACCAACGGAATGCTGAATATTAGCGAACTTCGTTATACACTGGATTCCCTGAACAAAAATCTGGATAATGAAATCATCTCCTTTTCAGAAAATATCAATCAGCGTGTGGGTATTACCAAATCAGCCGTACCATCTGTAAAAACAACCATCAAGAAAAAAAATCTGCCCAATGATCTTTTATCGCGCTACACCAATAAAGAGAAGGCTGATGTGATAAGAATGGCAAGCAGTAATGTGACAAGCAATGTCTATTCTATTGAGTCAACACAAAACGATTTAAAAGAAAAACAAAGAGATATCAACCAACATTTAACAGCCTTATACGAAAAGTTTGTAATCGCTTTTGCCTGTTTCTTAATGTTTTTTATTGGCGCACCATTAGGAGCTATCATCCGCAAAGGAGGACTTGGTCTGCCTATTGTATTTGCCGTTTTAATTTTTATTACGTTCCATTTCATCAATACTTTCGGAAAAAGACTTTCACAGGAAGGCGCAATGAATCCGTTTTTAGGATCATGGATGTCCTCTTTTATACTATCACCATTAGCTGTATTATTAACGTATCGTGCTACTAACGACAACGGATTAATCAACTTTGATGCAATTACAACCCCAATCTCACAACTATTTCAAAAAATTTCAGAGCGGTTCTTTCCGGCTCAAAATAAAGAATAA
- a CDS encoding acyl-CoA thioesterase — protein sequence MGTVEERIIKSETRIFKAVFPSTTNHYDTLFGGTALHVMDEVAFICATRFSRKKVVTISTGQIDFKKAIPAGTLIELVAKVISVGRTSCKIHVDIFMEQMYSELRETVVSGTFSFVAVDENKKPVPILDDLN from the coding sequence ATGGGAACAGTAGAAGAAAGAATTATAAAATCGGAAACACGAATTTTTAAAGCGGTTTTCCCGAGTACAACAAACCATTACGACACTTTGTTTGGAGGAACAGCACTCCATGTTATGGACGAAGTTGCTTTTATTTGTGCGACAAGATTCAGCAGAAAAAAAGTAGTTACAATTTCAACCGGTCAAATCGATTTTAAAAAAGCCATTCCGGCAGGAACTTTAATCGAATTAGTAGCCAAAGTGATCAGTGTTGGAAGAACGAGTTGTAAAATTCACGTTGATATTTTTATGGAACAAATGTATTCCGAGCTTCGCGAAACCGTAGTTTCAGGAACATTTTCGTTTGTTGCAGTGGATGAAAACAAAAAACCGGTGCCTATTTTGGACGATCTAAACTAA
- a CDS encoding outer membrane lipoprotein carrier protein LolA, producing MKTKIQEIQNNSITKMTKKCIQMAVLLLLSFTSIQAQDKKAKDLLNEVTSKIKSYNNIVIDFKYTLNNAKENINQDSKGNVTMKGNQYVLNFMGVTKIFDGQKTYTIVPEDEEVTISKVNEKDDNAITPSKMLTFFNSGYKYNMDIVQNVKGRKIQYIKLAPTSSKDQRKEILLGIDVQTKHIYNLIETGKNGTKTTLTVNSFKTNQPLSKNQFTFVASKYPKYYINKLD from the coding sequence ATGAAAACAAAAATTCAGGAAATCCAAAACAATTCTATTACTAAGATGACTAAAAAGTGCATTCAAATGGCGGTTTTATTGCTTTTGAGCTTCACTTCTATTCAGGCTCAGGATAAAAAAGCCAAAGATTTATTGAATGAAGTAACTTCAAAAATAAAAAGCTACAACAATATTGTTATTGACTTCAAATACACTCTGAATAACGCTAAAGAGAACATCAACCAGGACAGTAAAGGAAATGTGACCATGAAAGGCAATCAATATGTATTAAATTTTATGGGAGTGACAAAAATATTTGATGGCCAGAAAACCTACACTATCGTTCCCGAAGACGAAGAAGTTACCATTTCTAAAGTAAACGAAAAGGACGATAACGCGATTACACCTTCAAAAATGCTGACTTTTTTCAATTCTGGTTATAAATACAACATGGATATTGTACAAAATGTAAAAGGAAGAAAAATACAATACATCAAATTAGCTCCTACAAGTTCTAAAGACCAAAGAAAAGAGATCCTGTTAGGTATTGACGTTCAGACTAAACACATTTATAATTTGATCGAAACCGGAAAAAATGGAACAAAAACCACTTTAACCGTTAATTCTTTTAAAACCAATCAGCCTTTATCAAAAAATCAATTTACATTTGTAGCGAGCAAATATCCAAAATACTACATCAATAAATTAGATTAA
- the ribB gene encoding 3,4-dihydroxy-2-butanone-4-phosphate synthase — protein sequence MSTTKIQLNTIEEAIEDIRQGKVIIVVDDEDRENEGDFLAAAEKVTPEMINFMATHGRGLICAPLTESRCKELDLRPMVTNNTDHMETAFTVSVDLKGHGVTTGISAADRSKTVIALTDSNVKPHELARPGHIFPLVAKQGGVLRRTGHTEAAIDFARLAGFKPAGVICEILNEDGTMSRLPELAKVAKKFNLKLVSIEDLVAYRMQHDSLIIKKEDFDIETRFGTFRLRAYEQTTNKQIHIALTKGTWNLGDAILTRINSSQVNNDLLGTLTNNAEQQLDDMFKVINENGKGAVLFINQDMTAVNLLNRISELKTLQAEGTMKAPKVIIDSKDYGIGAQILHDIDISKIRLVSNTEQTKRVGMIGYGLEITEYVSY from the coding sequence ATGTCAACAACAAAAATACAACTAAACACCATTGAGGAAGCTATTGAAGACATTCGTCAGGGTAAAGTAATCATTGTAGTCGATGATGAAGATCGTGAAAATGAAGGTGATTTTCTGGCTGCAGCCGAAAAAGTAACTCCGGAAATGATCAATTTCATGGCTACTCACGGACGTGGATTAATTTGTGCTCCATTGACAGAAAGCCGTTGCAAGGAATTGGACCTAAGACCAATGGTAACCAACAATACCGATCATATGGAAACTGCTTTTACGGTTTCTGTAGATTTAAAAGGTCATGGTGTAACCACAGGAATTTCGGCAGCTGACCGCTCTAAAACGGTAATAGCTCTAACCGATTCAAATGTTAAGCCACATGAATTGGCACGTCCCGGACATATTTTCCCTTTGGTAGCCAAACAAGGCGGAGTTTTAAGAAGAACCGGACATACAGAAGCAGCGATAGATTTTGCCCGATTAGCAGGATTTAAACCAGCTGGTGTTATTTGCGAAATTTTGAATGAAGACGGTACCATGTCTCGTTTACCGGAATTGGCAAAAGTTGCTAAAAAATTCAATTTAAAATTAGTTTCGATTGAAGATTTGGTAGCTTACAGAATGCAACATGATAGTCTGATTATAAAAAAAGAGGATTTTGATATTGAAACCCGCTTCGGAACTTTCAGATTAAGAGCATACGAGCAAACTACCAACAAACAAATTCATATTGCCTTAACAAAAGGAACCTGGAATCTTGGCGATGCGATCTTAACGAGAATCAATTCTTCACAGGTAAACAATGATTTACTGGGCACTTTAACTAATAATGCCGAGCAGCAATTAGACGATATGTTTAAAGTGATTAATGAAAATGGCAAAGGAGCCGTGTTATTCATCAATCAGGATATGACAGCGGTGAATCTGTTGAACAGAATTTCGGAACTTAAAACGTTACAGGCAGAAGGAACAATGAAAGCACCAAAAGTAATCATTGACAGCAAAGATTACGGAATTGGCGCTCAAATTTTACACGATATCGACATTTCAAAAATCAGACTGGTTTCTAACACGGAACAAACCAAACGTGTGGGAATGATTGGATATGGACTTGAAATTACCGAATACGTAAGTTATTAA
- a CDS encoding diacylglycerol kinase family protein encodes MEFQKDNTFVTGRLKSMTYAFNGAVKLIKTEHSIMVQFSLGIIMTIAGFYFHISQTEWLCQTLAIGLVLGIEGLNTAVEKIADFIHPDYSKRIGFIKDIAAGAVFFAAMTAIAIGLIIYIPKFI; translated from the coding sequence ATGGAATTTCAAAAAGACAATACCTTTGTTACCGGCCGACTAAAAAGTATGACTTATGCTTTTAACGGAGCGGTAAAATTAATCAAAACAGAACACAGCATAATGGTTCAATTCTCTCTGGGAATTATCATGACCATTGCCGGGTTTTATTTTCACATATCACAAACCGAATGGCTGTGTCAAACATTAGCCATAGGCCTTGTATTAGGTATCGAAGGCTTGAATACAGCGGTAGAAAAAATTGCCGATTTTATTCACCCAGATTACAGCAAGCGAATCGGTTTTATTAAAGATATTGCGGCCGGAGCGGTATTTTTTGCCGCGATGACAGCAATCGCAATAGGCTTAATCATTTACATCCCAAAATTTATATAG
- a CDS encoding DNA translocase FtsK 4TM domain-containing protein yields MAKTTKKETLDKKNESKTEKIRYGNLSKQQKFVLGCLLILFSVALLVAFISFYVNGQWQSDQSAVSQLGDRTEIVENWLGKFGAFLADLIVYRGFGIASFIFVRLFFLTGMFLALELSTKKLKNTWFWDLFALIIVSVLFGFFATSAPELGGTIGYELNLFLQDYIGKTGTLLTLLFGLIVYLIFKIKLSPEKIQSYFDSTKKEFNSELASIKKPEEAESAYNLEEFAIDEEDPELDNIHLKSNISQFEINKEALKPTISNASEIDLNPVLKPVQMDINPVTVKTPVHTEEFVIEKAEEEDIIEENLASRLVADFGLFDPTLDLSNYKFPTLDILKEYSTGGITINQEELEENKNKIVDTLRNYKIEIAQIKATVGPSVTLYEIVPEAGIRISKIKSLEDDIALSLSALGIRIIAPIPGKGTIGIEVPNKNPTMVSMKSVIGSAKFQEAEMELPIALGKTISNETFVVDLAKMPHLLMAGATGQGKSVGLNAVLTSLLYKKHPAEVKFVLVDPKKVELTLFNKIERHYLAKLPDTEDAIITDNAKVVNTLNSLCVEMDNRYSLLKDAMVRNIKEYNEKFRARKLNPEAGHRFLPYIVLVVDEFADLIMTAGKEVEVPIARLAQLARAIGIHLIIATQRPSVNVITGLIKANFPARIAFRVTSKIDSRTILDTQGADQLIGRGDLLYTNGNDVIRVQCAFIDTPEVEKITDFIGSQKAYATAYLLPEFVGEENGINLDVDISERDTLFREAAEIIVNAQQGSASLLQRKLKLGYNRAGRLIDQLEAAGIVGPFEGSKARTVNITDLSALDQFFNNEQN; encoded by the coding sequence ATGGCAAAAACAACCAAAAAGGAAACTTTAGACAAAAAAAACGAATCAAAGACTGAAAAGATAAGGTATGGTAACCTTTCCAAACAACAAAAATTTGTTTTGGGATGTCTTCTGATACTCTTTTCTGTGGCACTATTAGTTGCCTTTATTTCTTTTTATGTCAACGGACAATGGCAATCTGACCAAAGTGCGGTAAGCCAGCTTGGCGATCGTACCGAAATTGTAGAAAACTGGCTCGGAAAATTTGGGGCATTCCTAGCCGATCTTATTGTATACAGAGGTTTCGGTATTGCTTCTTTTATATTCGTCCGTTTATTTTTCCTTACCGGAATGTTTCTTGCTTTGGAACTTTCTACCAAAAAATTAAAAAACACCTGGTTTTGGGATCTTTTTGCCCTTATTATTGTCTCTGTACTATTTGGATTTTTCGCTACATCAGCACCTGAACTGGGCGGAACAATTGGATACGAACTCAATCTGTTTTTACAAGATTACATCGGAAAAACCGGAACTTTGCTTACGCTGCTTTTCGGATTAATCGTGTACCTGATTTTTAAAATCAAATTATCCCCTGAAAAAATTCAGTCGTATTTTGATTCTACTAAAAAAGAATTCAACTCAGAATTGGCTTCTATAAAAAAACCTGAGGAAGCAGAAAGTGCTTATAATTTAGAAGAATTTGCTATCGACGAAGAAGATCCTGAATTAGACAACATTCATCTAAAATCCAATATCAGCCAATTCGAAATCAACAAGGAAGCCTTAAAACCAACTATTTCTAACGCATCAGAAATTGATTTGAATCCGGTTTTGAAACCAGTCCAAATGGATATTAATCCTGTAACTGTAAAAACTCCCGTTCACACCGAAGAATTTGTAATTGAAAAAGCGGAGGAAGAAGATATTATCGAAGAAAATCTGGCTTCCCGATTGGTAGCTGATTTTGGTTTATTCGATCCAACTTTAGACTTATCCAATTACAAATTTCCAACGCTTGACATATTAAAAGAATATTCGACTGGAGGAATTACGATCAATCAGGAAGAATTAGAAGAAAACAAAAACAAAATTGTTGATACACTGCGCAATTACAAAATTGAAATTGCGCAAATCAAAGCCACCGTTGGTCCATCTGTAACCTTATACGAAATTGTACCGGAGGCCGGAATCAGAATTTCTAAAATTAAAAGTTTAGAGGACGATATTGCATTATCACTTTCTGCATTAGGAATTCGTATTATCGCCCCTATTCCGGGAAAAGGAACTATTGGTATTGAGGTTCCAAACAAGAACCCTACAATGGTTTCGATGAAAAGTGTTATTGGATCAGCGAAATTTCAGGAAGCTGAAATGGAACTCCCAATTGCTTTAGGAAAAACGATTTCAAACGAAACTTTCGTGGTCGATCTGGCTAAAATGCCTCACTTACTGATGGCGGGAGCAACCGGACAAGGAAAATCGGTAGGTTTGAACGCTGTTTTAACCTCTCTTTTATATAAGAAACATCCGGCCGAAGTTAAATTTGTACTGGTAGACCCGAAAAAAGTAGAGCTGACACTTTTCAATAAAATTGAAAGACACTATTTAGCCAAACTTCCGGATACCGAAGATGCTATCATTACCGACAATGCAAAAGTAGTCAACACGCTGAACTCACTTTGTGTTGAAATGGACAATCGTTACTCTTTACTAAAAGACGCGATGGTTCGTAATATTAAGGAGTATAACGAAAAATTCAGGGCACGAAAACTAAATCCCGAAGCGGGCCACCGATTTTTACCTTACATCGTTCTGGTAGTCGACGAGTTTGCCGATTTAATTATGACTGCCGGAAAAGAAGTCGAAGTTCCTATTGCCCGTTTGGCTCAATTGGCTCGTGCTATTGGTATTCACTTGATTATTGCTACACAAAGACCATCGGTAAATGTGATTACAGGTTTAATTAAAGCCAATTTCCCTGCAAGAATTGCTTTCAGAGTAACTTCGAAGATTGATTCCAGAACCATTTTGGACACTCAGGGAGCTGACCAGTTAATTGGACGAGGAGATTTATTATACACCAACGGAAATGATGTGATACGTGTACAATGCGCCTTCATAGACACTCCCGAGGTAGAAAAAATTACGGATTTTATCGGTTCGCAGAAAGCTTACGCCACAGCTTATTTGCTTCCGGAGTTTGTTGGAGAAGAAAATGGCATCAATCTTGATGTGGATATTTCCGAAAGAGACACTTTATTTAGAGAAGCTGCAGAGATTATTGTCAATGCACAACAAGGTTCAGCTTCATTACTGCAAAGAAAATTAAAATTAGGTTACAACAGAGCCGGTCGTTTGATCGATCAGCTGGAAGCAGCTGGTATTGTTGGTCCGTTTGAAGGCAGTAAAGCAAGAACTGTAAACATCACTGACTTAAGTGCTCTTGACCAATTTTTTAATAATGAACAAAATTAA
- a CDS encoding HNH endonuclease: protein MEQLLEGNAASDMKICAYCKNKYFEDSEHVFPLGLGGENIFMNCVCSACNNYFSGLERELYQKSPIALARSVEEVKGYKKSQKAFLKASSLLSHDVENDILYEVGQYGKMNVFIRPQLFEVDGQLYGQAGKESPGMEQLLLKLKHWAENNLRVVLELPKYKGDAAKYVEFVRDGNHYSYTILTGELKIREEIIVDILSENDPNYRILKARVYLNDERKLRARSNTEEQVILFFLEFLHKKIKGVSVKDYPYFGDIPSTVSIVHNYDQLKLEQALVKITVNVLLYYFPDLKVNLTLERYIGFVMKATHRPSIQFTDRSDIIDSIRDAHTIFLYQMENEVHVRLSLFSGVFAFSFFLDALSLTLVGKFYRFTVEYKDQKNTFEDYNAFFKSFNK from the coding sequence ATGGAACAACTATTAGAGGGAAATGCTGCATCGGATATGAAAATTTGTGCTTACTGTAAAAATAAATATTTTGAGGATTCAGAACATGTATTTCCTTTGGGATTAGGAGGGGAGAATATTTTTATGAACTGTGTCTGCTCTGCCTGCAATAATTATTTTTCGGGCTTAGAGAGAGAATTGTATCAGAAATCACCCATAGCCTTGGCGCGAAGTGTTGAAGAAGTAAAAGGATATAAAAAAAGCCAGAAGGCCTTTTTAAAAGCTTCTTCTCTTCTTAGTCATGATGTTGAAAATGATATACTTTACGAAGTAGGACAGTACGGAAAAATGAATGTTTTTATACGTCCTCAATTGTTTGAAGTTGATGGACAGTTGTATGGCCAGGCTGGTAAAGAAAGTCCCGGTATGGAGCAGCTGCTTCTAAAATTAAAACACTGGGCGGAGAATAATCTGCGAGTAGTTCTTGAGTTGCCAAAATATAAAGGTGATGCAGCAAAATATGTAGAGTTTGTAAGAGATGGAAATCATTACAGCTATACCATTCTCACGGGAGAGCTTAAAATAAGAGAGGAAATTATCGTAGACATACTCTCTGAGAATGATCCAAATTACAGAATATTAAAAGCCAGAGTGTATCTCAACGATGAAAGAAAATTAAGAGCAAGGAGTAATACAGAAGAGCAGGTTATTTTATTCTTTCTTGAATTCCTTCATAAGAAAATTAAAGGAGTGTCTGTTAAAGACTATCCCTATTTTGGTGATATTCCTTCTACTGTTTCGATTGTCCACAACTATGATCAGCTAAAATTGGAACAGGCTCTGGTTAAAATTACAGTAAACGTTCTTCTTTATTACTTCCCTGACTTGAAAGTAAATTTAACTCTTGAACGTTATATAGGTTTTGTGATGAAAGCAACACATAGGCCAAGCATTCAGTTCACTGATCGCAGTGATATTATCGATTCAATCAGGGATGCTCATACCATTTTTCTTTATCAGATGGAGAATGAAGTACACGTAAGATTAAGTTTGTTTAGCGGAGTTTTTGCATTTTCATTTTTCCTTGACGCTCTGTCTCTTACTTTGGTCGGTAAATTTTATAGATTTACAGTGGAGTATAAAGATCAAAAAAATACATTTGAAGACTATAATGCTTTTTTTAAATCATTTAATAAATAG
- a CDS encoding YhcG family protein — translation MANKENNITLIEIDLLNELSQLVEQSQKQVIVQNNATLTLLFWQIGFRINETILQNKRAEYGKQIVPTLSAQLETKYGRSFTEKNLRRMLRFAEQFSDQQMVIAFSQKLSWSHFIELLPIKNHDAMIFYANQVNSQLMSVRELRKQIEKKTFERTEIANIQIPASDKNLQYNFKDPYLLDFLNLRNGYLEKDLEQAILYELEKFILELGKGFTFVERQKRMIIDGEDFNLDLLFYHRKLKRLVAIELKLGKFQAKHKGQMELYLRWLDKYEKQEGEKTPIGLILCAESSREQIELLEMHKDGIIVAEYWTDLPPKKQFEEKIHSLLTEAKEKIERKYLSE, via the coding sequence ATGGCGAATAAAGAAAATAATATAACACTTATTGAAATTGATTTACTTAATGAATTATCTCAACTTGTAGAGCAAAGTCAAAAGCAGGTTATCGTTCAAAATAATGCTACCTTGACATTGCTTTTTTGGCAGATAGGTTTTAGAATTAATGAAACGATACTTCAAAATAAGCGCGCTGAATATGGAAAACAAATTGTGCCGACACTGTCGGCACAATTAGAAACTAAATATGGCAGAAGTTTTACTGAAAAAAATTTGAGACGAATGCTTCGTTTTGCAGAACAATTTTCTGATCAGCAAATGGTGATAGCATTTTCACAAAAATTAAGCTGGTCACACTTTATTGAATTATTACCCATAAAAAATCATGATGCCATGATTTTTTATGCAAATCAGGTTAACAGTCAATTAATGAGTGTAAGGGAGTTGCGAAAACAAATAGAAAAGAAAACTTTTGAACGTACAGAAATAGCAAACATACAGATACCTGCCTCTGATAAGAATTTACAATATAATTTCAAAGATCCATATTTACTGGATTTCTTAAATTTAAGGAATGGTTATTTAGAAAAGGATTTAGAACAGGCAATATTATATGAGTTAGAAAAATTCATTCTTGAGCTTGGAAAAGGATTTACATTTGTGGAGCGTCAGAAACGAATGATCATAGATGGCGAAGATTTCAATTTAGATTTGCTTTTTTATCATCGTAAATTAAAGCGACTAGTGGCAATTGAATTAAAATTAGGGAAATTCCAGGCTAAACATAAAGGACAAATGGAGTTGTATTTGAGATGGCTGGATAAGTATGAAAAGCAGGAAGGCGAAAAAACACCAATTGGATTAATACTGTGCGCGGAAAGCAGCCGTGAACAAATTGAATTACTTGAAATGCATAAAGATGGAATAATAGTTGCTGAGTACTGGACCGATTTGCCTCCTAAAAAACAGTTTGAAGAAAAAATTCATTCGTTATTAACTGAAGCAAAAGAAAAAATAGAAAGAAAATACCTTTCTGAATAA
- a CDS encoding phage integrase SAM-like domain-containing protein: protein MLKTIFLLKSGRVNRDGECSIILRLSYKNKKITIGSGKFISKERWIQTNHLKNTLKAEKEKVIKSSLDLMQLNAEKKFTELFRIDPDVDLELLKAELTGKVQIGQPQGSSIIEIMETYNIFFTKRVNSGERAAASLQKYKRARDLLLDFITSTYKNEDMPASEISSSFVFKLEQFLKYESSFKDQTGIKNNSVVKYMKMYKTACNYAIKMDLIIKNPFNVYDGRLSVKDAVFLTQLELNTIENKIFSTPRLEKVKDIFLFSCYTGYAPVDAMDLSERNLSEDSNGNLWIMTNRAKTAIRANVPVLPTIEKIISKYKNQQKGLIPKISNQKMNAYLKEIADACSIDKHLTWYVARHTFATTVTLGNGVRLENVSAMMGHTNTKQTQHYAKVLDVNIMKDMEKLKSKFK, encoded by the coding sequence ATGTTAAAAACAATTTTTCTGCTAAAATCCGGCAGAGTTAACCGAGACGGAGAATGCTCTATTATCCTTAGACTTTCTTATAAAAACAAAAAGATTACAATCGGCTCTGGAAAATTCATCTCGAAAGAAAGATGGATCCAGACCAACCACCTGAAAAATACATTGAAGGCAGAAAAAGAGAAGGTAATTAAAAGCTCTCTTGATCTTATGCAGCTTAATGCCGAAAAGAAGTTTACAGAACTTTTCCGAATTGATCCTGACGTTGATCTGGAATTGCTAAAAGCTGAACTTACAGGAAAAGTCCAAATCGGCCAGCCTCAAGGTTCTTCCATAATTGAAATTATGGAAACATACAATATATTCTTCACCAAAAGAGTTAATTCTGGAGAACGCGCAGCGGCTTCACTGCAGAAGTACAAAAGAGCGAGGGATTTACTTTTGGATTTCATCACCAGTACCTACAAAAATGAAGATATGCCCGCATCTGAAATATCAAGCTCCTTTGTCTTTAAACTGGAGCAGTTCCTTAAATACGAGAGCAGTTTCAAAGACCAGACAGGAATCAAAAACAATTCGGTGGTAAAATACATGAAAATGTATAAAACCGCCTGCAATTACGCCATTAAAATGGACTTGATCATAAAAAATCCATTCAACGTTTATGACGGAAGGCTTAGTGTAAAAGATGCTGTTTTCCTAACCCAGCTGGAACTGAATACGATCGAGAATAAAATATTTTCAACGCCCCGTCTGGAAAAGGTCAAGGATATATTTCTTTTCAGCTGTTATACAGGATATGCGCCCGTCGATGCAATGGATCTGTCCGAAAGAAACTTATCTGAAGATTCAAATGGAAACTTATGGATTATGACCAACAGAGCTAAAACTGCCATTAGAGCCAATGTTCCAGTATTGCCTACTATTGAGAAAATTATTTCTAAATATAAAAACCAGCAGAAAGGTCTTATCCCGAAAATATCTAACCAGAAAATGAATGCTTATCTAAAAGAAATTGCTGACGCCTGCAGCATAGACAAACACCTTACATGGTATGTTGCCAGACATACCTTTGCCACCACTGTCACTTTAGGGAATGGAGTAAGACTTGAAAACGTATCAGCCATGATGGGGCATACCAATACCAAGCAGACACAGCATTATGCAAAGGTTTTAGATGTTAATATAATGAAAGATATGGAAAAACTTAAATCTAAGTTTAAGTAA